A section of the Flavobacterium ardleyense genome encodes:
- a CDS encoding TrmH family RNA methyltransferase has translation MVTKNQIKHITALQQKKYRQSEGLFIAEGQKVINELLHSQFKLQHLYFTDAIFPTITQDQKTQISDDQLKKISALTTQNNCLAVFAMQQEQPINTTGLVVALDNLRDPGNMGTIIRLCDWFGITQLLCSHGTVDLYNPKVVQATMGSLTRVQVNYVDLPKFLEHQDIPVFGTFMDGENIYTQQLPQNAIIVLGNEANGISAEIENVVTQKLAIPRFGDLQATESLNVASATAIILSEFSRNKN, from the coding sequence ATGGTTACAAAAAACCAAATAAAGCATATAACTGCTTTGCAGCAAAAAAAATATCGTCAGTCCGAGGGATTGTTTATCGCCGAAGGTCAAAAGGTTATAAATGAGCTGCTGCATTCGCAGTTCAAATTGCAACATTTATACTTTACCGATGCTATTTTTCCTACTATTACTCAAGATCAGAAGACCCAAATTTCTGACGATCAGCTCAAAAAAATTTCGGCATTAACTACCCAAAATAATTGTTTGGCAGTTTTTGCGATGCAGCAAGAGCAACCCATAAATACGACTGGCCTTGTGGTGGCTCTTGACAATCTTCGCGACCCTGGAAATATGGGTACGATTATTCGTTTATGCGATTGGTTTGGCATCACGCAGTTGTTGTGTTCGCACGGCACGGTGGATCTTTACAACCCAAAAGTGGTGCAGGCCACGATGGGTTCGCTCACTCGAGTGCAGGTAAATTACGTCGATTTGCCAAAGTTTCTCGAGCATCAGGATATTCCGGTTTTTGGAACTTTTATGGATGGCGAAAATATTTACACGCAGCAGTTGCCTCAAAATGCTATTATTGTTTTAGGAAATGAAGCCAACGGTATTTCTGCCGAGATCGAAAATGTGGTAACTCAGAAGTTGGCAATTCCGCGTTTTGGTGATCTTCAAGCCACCGAAAGTCTGAATGTCGCTTCGGCAACCGCGATTATTTTAAGTGAATTTTCTCGGAATAAGAACTAG